One Persicobacter psychrovividus DNA window includes the following coding sequences:
- a CDS encoding sigma-54 interaction domain-containing protein, whose translation MSIFSEEEIQSIKQRFGIVGNSPLLNYAIQVAMQVAPTDMSVLITGESGSGKESFSKIIHHLSSRKHGQFIAVNTGAIPEGTIDSELFGHEKGAFTGASDSRKGYFEVTDGGTIFLDEIGEMPLGTQARLLRVLENGEFIRVGSSKVQKTNVRVVAATNVNLIKAVEKGEFREDLYYRLNTVPIFVPPLRERGKDALLLFRKFSADFADKYHMSPISLDYSAQESLLQYRFPGNIRQLRNMVEQIAVLEMSRKIDAETLRKYIPKEAPNLPSVIRREEESTEKERSNFDSMSERDILYKVLFEMRKDMAEMKTMLLEMGYNKTSTTSTPPPPVNNNLPMLAAPGQFSNSSGSVKGNEYPENKPAYSATSSENAKNNAMMYQEEEEDMGTYEISEVEDISHEHAGEESLSIEKTEKDLIIKALRKNNNKRRYAAQDLGISERTLYRKIKQYEIDQ comes from the coding sequence CAGGTAGCCATGCAAGTGGCCCCTACCGACATGTCCGTTTTGATTACCGGTGAAAGCGGTAGCGGTAAAGAATCATTTTCCAAAATCATTCATCACCTTTCTTCTCGTAAACATGGTCAGTTTATCGCTGTAAATACCGGCGCCATTCCTGAAGGCACCATCGATTCCGAATTGTTTGGACACGAAAAAGGCGCCTTTACCGGCGCAAGTGATTCCCGGAAAGGCTATTTTGAAGTTACGGACGGCGGAACCATCTTCCTCGACGAAATCGGTGAAATGCCGCTGGGCACACAAGCCCGATTGTTGCGCGTACTGGAGAATGGTGAATTCATCAGGGTTGGCTCTTCAAAAGTGCAGAAAACAAATGTTCGTGTGGTGGCCGCAACCAACGTCAACCTGATTAAGGCGGTAGAAAAAGGCGAATTCCGCGAGGACCTGTACTATCGACTGAATACCGTCCCGATTTTCGTGCCTCCATTGCGTGAACGTGGCAAGGATGCCTTGCTCCTTTTCCGTAAATTCTCCGCAGATTTCGCTGACAAATACCATATGAGCCCGATCTCCCTGGACTATTCTGCGCAGGAAAGCCTGTTACAATACCGCTTCCCTGGTAACATTCGCCAGTTGCGCAATATGGTAGAGCAAATTGCCGTGTTGGAGATGAGCAGAAAAATTGATGCCGAAACCCTGCGGAAATACATCCCTAAAGAAGCACCAAATTTGCCTTCTGTAATTCGCCGTGAAGAAGAATCAACAGAAAAAGAACGGAGCAACTTCGATAGTATGTCAGAAAGGGACATCCTCTATAAAGTACTTTTCGAAATGAGAAAGGATATGGCGGAGATGAAAACGATGCTGCTTGAGATGGGCTATAACAAAACCAGCACAACAAGCACTCCTCCCCCGCCGGTCAACAACAACTTACCCATGCTGGCAGCTCCAGGGCAATTCAGCAACAGCAGTGGCAGCGTTAAAGGGAACGAATACCCGGAGAACAAACCTGCCTATTCGGCCACCTCGTCCGAAAATGCAAAGAACAACGCCATGATGTACCAGGAAGAAGAGGAAGACATGGGCACCTATGAGATTTCGGAAGTAGAGGACATCAGTCATGAACATGCCGGAGAAGAATCCCTGAGCATCGAAAAGACAGAAAAAGACCTTATTATCAAGGCTTTGCGAAAAAATAACAACAAAAGACGGTATGCGGCACAAGATTTGGGAATCTCTGAACGCACCTTATATCGCAAGATTAAACAATATGAAATTGACCAATAA
- a CDS encoding LptE family protein: protein MNIFRRFIFSLLLISGCTLCFSGCGFYTFTGASIDYSKVKTVSIGNFYDESNTGPANLSQDFTNAIRDYFQQNTSLALVDEDGDLQIQGVISGYRFSPQAPQSGGNTNLEGADAAGLERLTISVKADYINTTDDTYNFENKTFSFYDDYNPNTQDRTAAEQQLIPTITDQIILDIFNASVANW from the coding sequence ATGAATATCTTTCGACGTTTTATATTCAGTCTCCTCCTGATCAGCGGATGTACCCTGTGCTTTTCAGGTTGCGGGTTTTACACCTTCACGGGTGCATCTATTGATTACTCCAAAGTAAAAACCGTATCTATCGGCAATTTTTACGATGAGTCCAACACGGGGCCGGCGAACCTGTCACAGGATTTTACCAATGCCATCAGAGATTATTTTCAGCAAAATACATCACTGGCATTAGTGGATGAAGATGGTGACCTGCAAATCCAGGGGGTAATCTCTGGCTACAGATTCTCGCCACAGGCACCACAATCGGGCGGTAACACCAACCTCGAAGGGGCCGATGCCGCAGGTTTGGAACGACTGACAATCTCCGTTAAGGCTGATTATATCAATACCACCGATGACACCTATAATTTCGAGAATAAAACCTTCTCGTTTTACGATGATTACAACCCCAACACCCAAGACCGAACCGCTGCCGAGCAACAGTTAATCCCGACCATTACAGACCAAATTATTTTGGATATCTTTAATGCCTCTGTCGCCAACTGGTAG
- the secG gene encoding preprotein translocase subunit SecG, with protein sequence MFTVLIGVIIVAAVLLVVVILAQNPKGGGLSSQFGGSSTSQIMGVKKTTDFLEKITWGLAIGIVVLTLATHFFIGEQRTTGGNTFNSPNVEKAIQSAPATQLPQAPAETPASDDAAAPAQEAPAN encoded by the coding sequence ATGTTTACTGTTTTAATTGGAGTGATCATCGTTGCAGCAGTATTGCTGGTTGTGGTTATCTTGGCGCAAAACCCTAAAGGTGGAGGATTATCTTCACAGTTTGGCGGCTCAAGCACCTCTCAGATCATGGGGGTAAAGAAAACCACAGATTTTTTGGAAAAAATCACTTGGGGATTGGCAATTGGTATTGTTGTGCTAACCCTTGCTACTCACTTTTTTATTGGTGAGCAAAGAACTACAGGAGGAAATACCTTCAACAGCCCTAATGTAGAAAAAGCAATTCAGTCAGCTCCGGCGACTCAACTGCCTCAGGCACCTGCTGAAACACCAGCAAGTGACGATGCAGCAGCACCGGCACAAGAAGCACCGGCAAATTAA
- a CDS encoding co-chaperone GroES yields MSNVTIKPLADRVLVEAAAAETTTASGIIIPDTATEKPSQGTVVAVGPGKKDEPLTVKVGDSVLYGKYAGTEITHEGKQYLIMREADIFAII; encoded by the coding sequence ATGTCTAACGTAACCATTAAACCTCTTGCGGACCGCGTGCTTGTGGAAGCCGCTGCCGCTGAAACGACAACAGCATCAGGAATTATCATCCCTGACACTGCCACTGAAAAACCATCTCAGGGTACTGTAGTGGCTGTTGGCCCAGGAAAAAAAGATGAGCCTTTAACGGTAAAAGTTGGCGATAGTGTATTGTATGGCAAATATGCCGGCACAGAGATCACTCACGAAGGCAAGCAATATTTGATCATGCGTGAAGCTGACATCTTCGCTATTATTTAA
- the groL gene encoding chaperonin GroEL (60 kDa chaperone family; promotes refolding of misfolded polypeptides especially under stressful conditions; forms two stacked rings of heptamers to form a barrel-shaped 14mer; ends can be capped by GroES; misfolded proteins enter the barrel where they are refolded when GroES binds), with the protein MAKDILFHADAREKLKKGVSVIADAVKVTLGPKGRNVILDKKFGAPSVTKDGVSVAKEIELEDSVENMAAQLVKEVASKTADMAGDGTTTATVLTQSIFESGIKNVAAGANPMDLKRGIDKAVALIIEDLKKTSKAITSSEEVAQVGTISANNDKEIGTMIAEAMDKVGKDGVITVEEAKGTETEVKTVEGMQFDRGYLSPYFVTNTEKMEVAMESPYILIYDKKIGSMKELLPVLEAVVQTGKGLVIVAEDIEGEALATLVVNKMRGSLKIAAVKAPGFGDRRKAMLEDLAVLTGGTVISEERGYKLDAATIDMLGTAEKVNIDKDNTVIVNGAGNKELIQARINEIKVQIENTSSDYDKEKLQERLAKLAGGVAILYIGAATEVEMKEKKDRVDDALHATRAAVQEGIVPGGGVALIRASNVLDGVEGENEDQTTGINIIRRAIEAPLRTIVANAGGEGSVVVQKIREAEGDFGYNARDDKYEAMVAAGIIDPTKVTRLALENAASIASLLLTTECVVADRPEEGAGAPAMPPMGGGMPGMM; encoded by the coding sequence ATGGCTAAAGATATTTTATTCCACGCTGATGCGCGTGAAAAGCTAAAAAAAGGTGTTTCAGTAATTGCTGATGCTGTAAAAGTAACTTTGGGACCTAAGGGCCGCAATGTAATCCTTGACAAAAAATTCGGTGCGCCATCAGTAACCAAAGATGGTGTTTCTGTTGCCAAAGAAATTGAATTGGAAGATTCAGTAGAAAACATGGCAGCGCAGTTGGTAAAAGAAGTTGCTTCTAAAACTGCTGACATGGCAGGTGACGGAACCACAACAGCCACTGTCTTGACACAGTCGATCTTTGAAAGCGGTATCAAAAACGTAGCAGCGGGCGCCAACCCAATGGACCTTAAGCGTGGTATCGACAAAGCTGTTGCTTTGATCATCGAAGATTTGAAAAAAACTTCAAAAGCAATCACTTCTTCTGAAGAGGTTGCACAGGTGGGTACAATCTCTGCCAACAACGATAAAGAAATCGGTACGATGATCGCGGAAGCGATGGATAAAGTGGGTAAAGACGGTGTAATTACTGTTGAAGAAGCCAAAGGTACTGAAACAGAAGTAAAAACGGTAGAAGGTATGCAATTCGACCGTGGATACCTTTCTCCATATTTTGTAACCAATACCGAAAAAATGGAAGTGGCGATGGAGTCCCCTTACATTTTGATTTACGACAAAAAAATCGGCAGCATGAAAGAATTGCTACCTGTTTTGGAAGCCGTAGTGCAAACAGGTAAAGGTTTGGTCATTGTTGCTGAGGACATCGAAGGTGAAGCTTTGGCGACTTTGGTTGTGAACAAAATGCGTGGTTCTTTGAAAATCGCTGCTGTAAAAGCACCAGGTTTCGGCGACCGTCGCAAAGCAATGTTGGAGGATCTTGCGGTACTGACAGGCGGTACGGTAATTTCTGAAGAGCGTGGTTACAAACTGGACGCAGCAACCATCGATATGTTGGGTACTGCTGAGAAAGTAAACATCGACAAAGACAACACGGTAATCGTTAATGGTGCTGGTAACAAAGAGCTTATCCAGGCGCGTATCAACGAGATCAAAGTTCAGATCGAAAACACTTCTTCAGACTACGATAAAGAGAAATTGCAAGAGCGTTTGGCTAAATTGGCTGGCGGTGTGGCAATTCTTTACATCGGTGCTGCTACTGAAGTAGAGATGAAAGAGAAAAAAGACCGTGTAGATGATGCATTGCATGCAACGCGTGCTGCTGTTCAGGAAGGAATCGTTCCTGGTGGTGGGGTTGCTTTGATCCGCGCATCGAACGTTCTTGATGGTGTTGAAGGCGAAAACGAAGATCAAACTACAGGTATCAACATTATCCGTCGTGCAATTGAGGCGCCTTTGCGTACTATCGTTGCCAATGCTGGCGGAGAAGGTTCTGTCGTTGTTCAAAAAATTCGCGAAGCGGAAGGTGACTTCGGTTACAATGCCCGTGACGACAAATACGAAGCAATGGTAGCTGCTGGTATCATCGACCCAACGAAAGTAACGCGTTTGGCTTTGGAGAATGCAGCCTCAATCGCTTCATTATTATTGACAACAGAATGTGTTGTTGCTGATCGTCCTGAAGAAGGTGCTGGCGCACCAGCTATGCCTCCAATGGGTGGCGGCATGCCAGGCATGATGTAA
- a CDS encoding mechanosensitive ion channel: MKNYIDRFLDPMLSGLGGVVPSVVGAIIVLIVGFLIAKAIKSVLKTILSKSRLDERINKRTKSGNFNIENTIANIVYYLILVYVLLLVLDMMGVRGVLAPLQGMFNEFIQFIPRILAAGIIGFAGYIIASIAKEAAGLLTGGLDKLSAKIGVKSSFDFTKVVRQIVFLIVFIPILIIALDSLKMEVISGPATEALSTLLGAIPNIIAAAIILALFFIGGRYISKIIESLAANLGIDQMANKVEGIQYISQKTAISKIIGNLVFFFIAFSGTIAAIEKLQFMQLSAILSELLELCGHIFFGLIILGVGTWIASIAYKMLSKNQENKFVASIARAGIIGLFLAIGLRQMGIADEIVNLAFGLTLGAIAVAIALSFGIGGREAAGKLMNDWVEKYRNSKGGNNEGPKKLH; encoded by the coding sequence ATGAAAAACTATATTGACCGTTTTCTCGACCCTATGCTCTCTGGGCTTGGTGGAGTTGTCCCTTCGGTTGTAGGGGCTATTATTGTACTCATTGTGGGTTTTTTGATTGCCAAGGCCATCAAATCAGTCCTTAAAACGATCCTCAGCAAATCCAGGCTTGATGAAAGAATCAACAAGCGGACAAAAAGTGGTAATTTCAATATTGAAAACACCATTGCAAACATCGTCTATTACCTCATATTAGTCTATGTGCTGCTACTTGTCCTGGACATGATGGGCGTACGGGGTGTTTTGGCGCCACTACAGGGCATGTTCAATGAATTCATTCAGTTTATCCCGAGAATTCTTGCCGCGGGCATCATCGGTTTTGCAGGCTATATTATTGCCTCCATTGCCAAGGAAGCTGCTGGCCTGCTTACAGGAGGACTTGATAAATTATCCGCAAAAATTGGCGTAAAGTCTTCTTTCGATTTCACCAAAGTGGTGCGTCAGATCGTTTTCCTGATAGTCTTTATTCCAATTTTGATCATTGCGCTGGACAGCCTGAAAATGGAAGTCATTTCTGGTCCTGCAACAGAAGCTTTATCTACCCTACTCGGTGCGATTCCTAACATTATTGCAGCGGCGATTATTTTAGCCCTGTTCTTTATCGGAGGTCGATACATCTCAAAAATCATTGAAAGTTTAGCCGCAAATTTGGGCATCGACCAAATGGCCAATAAAGTGGAAGGCATTCAGTACATTTCCCAGAAAACAGCAATCAGTAAGATCATCGGTAACCTGGTCTTTTTCTTCATTGCTTTCAGCGGTACAATTGCAGCAATCGAGAAGCTGCAATTCATGCAACTCTCTGCCATTCTAAGCGAATTACTTGAACTTTGTGGGCATATCTTCTTTGGCCTGATCATTCTCGGTGTAGGTACCTGGATTGCCTCCATCGCTTATAAGATGCTGAGCAAAAATCAGGAGAACAAATTCGTCGCTTCCATTGCACGTGCAGGAATCATCGGCCTGTTCCTGGCTATTGGTTTACGTCAGATGGGCATTGCAGACGAAATCGTTAATTTAGCCTTTGGGCTTACCCTTGGCGCCATTGCAGTAGCCATTGCACTATCCTTTGGTATTGGTGGCCGCGAAGCCGCTGGCAAGCTGATGAACGACTGGGTGGAGAAATACCGCAACAGTAAGGGTGGCAATAATGAAGGACCTAAAAAATTACATTAA
- the pckA gene encoding phosphoenolpyruvate carboxykinase (ATP), protein MQEHGIKSKNGFEHLGLKPAVVKWNLGPAECTQEVLSRGEGVLTDRGSVMVDTGKFTGRSPKDKYTVEDAQTKDSVWWGKINQPISEEKFQMLRTKLIASFEGETMYVRDMYAGADPNYRLNVRAYNTIAWQHMFTYNMFIRPLKEELENFEANWTILCNPKFEVENYEELGMNGKNFAIVNMTTRELIIGGTAYAGEMKKGIFSVLNYVLPHDHKVLSMHCSANEGKEGDTAIFFGLSGTGKTTLSADPNRALIGDDEHGWTENTIFNFEGGCYAKSVDLTEDKEPDIWKAVRFGAIEENTRFFEGTHTIDYENTSVTENIRVSYPVHFIENAKEVSIGAVPKNIFFLTFDAFGVIPPISRLSKGQAMFHFISGYTSKVAGTEMGITEPTPTFSACFGAAFMPLHPAEYAELLGKKMDEQNVNVWMINTGLNGTGSRMKLKETRAMITAALEGKLDNVEFIQHPEFGFEVPSTCEGVTTELLNPRNTWASEEAYTEACNKLVELFNKNFVQFEEGSSQEIMAGAPKVLAD, encoded by the coding sequence ATGCAAGAACACGGAATCAAATCGAAAAATGGTTTTGAACACTTAGGATTAAAACCAGCAGTAGTTAAATGGAACTTGGGACCTGCGGAATGTACGCAAGAGGTATTAAGCCGTGGAGAAGGTGTTTTAACAGACAGAGGTTCTGTTATGGTGGACACTGGTAAGTTCACTGGACGTTCTCCTAAAGACAAATATACTGTAGAAGATGCTCAGACTAAAGATTCAGTATGGTGGGGTAAAATCAACCAACCAATCTCTGAAGAGAAATTCCAGATGTTAAGAACAAAATTGATCGCCTCTTTCGAAGGTGAAACAATGTATGTTCGCGATATGTACGCAGGTGCAGATCCAAATTATAGATTGAACGTTCGTGCTTATAACACTATTGCTTGGCAGCACATGTTCACCTACAATATGTTTATCCGCCCTTTGAAAGAAGAGTTGGAAAACTTTGAAGCCAACTGGACAATTCTTTGTAACCCTAAGTTTGAAGTAGAGAACTACGAGGAACTGGGAATGAACGGTAAGAATTTCGCGATCGTAAACATGACTACCCGCGAATTGATCATCGGTGGAACGGCTTACGCTGGAGAGATGAAAAAAGGAATCTTCTCTGTGCTTAACTATGTATTGCCACACGATCACAAAGTACTTTCAATGCACTGTTCTGCCAACGAAGGTAAAGAGGGCGACACAGCGATCTTCTTCGGACTTTCAGGTACTGGTAAAACAACTTTGTCTGCCGATCCTAACCGCGCGCTTATCGGTGATGACGAGCACGGCTGGACGGAAAACACGATCTTCAACTTTGAAGGCGGTTGTTACGCGAAATCTGTTGACCTGACAGAAGACAAAGAGCCAGACATCTGGAAAGCGGTTCGTTTCGGTGCTATTGAAGAAAATACGCGCTTCTTCGAAGGAACGCATACAATTGATTATGAAAACACCTCGGTAACAGAAAACATTCGCGTTTCTTACCCTGTTCACTTCATCGAAAATGCCAAAGAAGTATCTATCGGTGCGGTGCCTAAAAACATTTTCTTCCTGACTTTCGATGCCTTTGGGGTAATTCCTCCAATCTCACGTTTGTCTAAAGGACAGGCAATGTTCCACTTCATCTCGGGTTATACTTCAAAAGTTGCGGGTACTGAGATGGGCATCACAGAACCTACCCCTACATTCTCTGCTTGTTTCGGTGCTGCATTTATGCCGCTTCACCCTGCAGAATATGCAGAATTGCTTGGTAAGAAAATGGATGAGCAAAATGTGAACGTATGGATGATCAACACTGGACTGAATGGTACAGGATCACGAATGAAGCTGAAAGAGACTCGTGCGATGATTACTGCCGCTTTGGAAGGTAAATTGGACAACGTAGAGTTTATCCAACATCCAGAGTTTGGGTTTGAAGTACCATCAACTTGTGAAGGTGTAACCACTGAATTGCTGAACCCTCGTAACACCTGGGCATCAGAAGAGGCTTATACTGAAGCTTGTAACAAACTGGTAGAGCTATTCAACAAAAACTTTGTTCAGTTTGAAGAAGGTTCTTCTCAAGAGATTATGGCTGGTGCACCTAAGGTGTTGGCAGACTAA
- a CDS encoding tetratricopeptide repeat protein: MKRTFLAVICVLAMAFTANAQDFAALKNDANKAMAAKDYTTALDAYKKAEAAMPAEVDATIYFNAGYSAYKTKKYDEAASYFDKAAENNYKACKALDLKVASLKKAKKMDEVYKACEAGIEKCPKSRTMVHTLSSKYYKQGAKIVKKANQMQADPKQIEAAKAEAKKAIPLLEKALEIEPNNSSAKTLLDNVQQMIK; encoded by the coding sequence ATGAAAAGAACTTTTTTGGCAGTGATTTGCGTCTTAGCAATGGCCTTCACTGCAAATGCACAGGATTTCGCAGCACTGAAAAACGATGCGAACAAAGCAATGGCGGCGAAAGATTACACCACAGCATTGGACGCTTACAAAAAAGCTGAAGCTGCAATGCCTGCAGAAGTGGATGCGACTATCTACTTTAACGCTGGTTACTCTGCTTACAAAACCAAGAAATATGACGAAGCTGCAAGCTATTTCGATAAAGCTGCAGAAAACAACTATAAAGCTTGTAAAGCCCTTGACCTGAAAGTTGCTTCTTTGAAAAAAGCAAAGAAAATGGACGAGGTATATAAAGCATGTGAAGCAGGTATCGAAAAGTGCCCAAAAAGCCGTACAATGGTTCACACTTTATCAAGCAAATACTACAAGCAAGGTGCTAAAATCGTAAAGAAAGCCAACCAGATGCAAGCGGATCCAAAGCAAATCGAAGCTGCTAAAGCGGAAGCTAAAAAAGCGATTCCATTATTGGAAAAAGCTTTGGAGATCGAGCCAAACAACTCTTCTGCAAAAACTTTATTGGACAATGTTCAACAAATGATCAAATAA
- a CDS encoding glycosyltransferase family 61 protein — translation MVTVKKLKSIARRQLNGKKVGRQIASVFMRRYLFAQESEVNLEQIPVIPPEPLPMVVPEHDFIHFRDDYKTQNADCETPPSSLTIVENCTVFTDNLFEFFVLQNNLILQQHSYFHRVDSSAEACSTGHYLPKIRKPRQLQGSVFSMVIGGGKDNYFHWMVDAIPRLWLLKKSGRWDDIDWFLMPNYSLTFQKQSIEFFGIPEEKIINAENIEYLQCERLYLPTTSRYNGWFRPWLMDFFKAYTAELTATIDAAPYIYISRGDASQRRVTNEDEVILALQKQGFDIIQLSKLSFQKQIALFKQAKVIIAPHGAALTNLFFCEPKTKVIEVFPSEYVSPLYQELALRLNLQYKMLICPSIKGAHKNETLHIANKADIEVPIDALHQSVSAYLEETKDLIGKKQSKSYRKAK, via the coding sequence ATGGTTACAGTAAAAAAACTAAAATCTATCGCTCGGCGACAATTGAATGGAAAAAAGGTGGGTCGGCAGATCGCATCCGTTTTCATGCGTCGATATCTTTTTGCACAGGAGAGTGAAGTTAATTTAGAACAGATTCCTGTAATCCCGCCAGAACCTTTGCCCATGGTGGTTCCCGAGCACGACTTTATTCATTTTCGTGACGATTACAAAACACAAAATGCCGATTGTGAAACGCCGCCCTCGAGCCTAACGATTGTAGAAAACTGCACGGTTTTTACAGATAACCTCTTTGAGTTTTTTGTACTGCAAAACAATCTTATTCTTCAACAGCATTCTTACTTTCATCGTGTGGACAGCAGTGCCGAGGCTTGTTCAACGGGCCACTACTTACCAAAAATACGCAAGCCCAGACAACTTCAGGGAAGCGTATTCAGCATGGTGATTGGTGGAGGAAAAGACAACTACTTCCATTGGATGGTGGACGCTATCCCCCGATTGTGGCTATTGAAAAAAAGTGGGCGATGGGATGACATTGACTGGTTCCTGATGCCCAATTATTCTCTGACTTTCCAAAAACAATCCATCGAATTTTTCGGAATTCCCGAAGAGAAAATCATCAATGCAGAAAACATTGAATACCTGCAATGCGAACGACTCTACTTGCCCACAACGTCGAGGTATAACGGATGGTTCAGGCCATGGCTGATGGACTTCTTTAAAGCCTATACGGCTGAGCTAACAGCGACCATAGATGCAGCACCATATATATACATCAGCAGAGGCGATGCCAGCCAGCGAAGGGTAACCAATGAAGACGAGGTGATCCTTGCCCTGCAAAAGCAGGGTTTTGATATTATTCAGCTTTCAAAACTTAGCTTTCAAAAACAGATTGCCTTGTTTAAGCAGGCGAAGGTGATTATAGCGCCACACGGGGCGGCCTTAACCAACCTTTTCTTCTGTGAACCAAAAACGAAGGTCATTGAGGTGTTTCCTTCGGAGTATGTTTCTCCACTTTACCAGGAACTCGCGCTGCGGCTGAACTTACAATACAAAATGCTTATTTGCCCCAGCATTAAAGGGGCCCATAAAAACGAGACACTTCATATTGCCAACAAGGCCGATATTGAAGTCCCTATAGATGCGCTCCATCAGTCGGTTAGCGCCTATCTGGAAGAAACAAAAGATTTAATTGGCAAGAAGCAAAGCAAAAGCTACAGGAAAGCCAAGTAA
- a CDS encoding MBL fold metallo-hydrolase has protein sequence MPQPRLLWFLLLFIMTAVGYSFIQSSIMRPQFDSPNFNGKKFVNLTPAKPYYEYDFWATAKAYYHAKTEDRLPKIDIPVHKISAKDFSLKPKDFEYTWLGHSSFILDFEGQRFLVDPVFSERASMFSFAGPKRFHEVPITVAELPKLDAVLISHDHYDHLDAATIKSLAKETSVHFYVPLGIGHHLKGWGVSAERIHEYDWWESVQLGTVKLVCVPARHSSGRGILDQSSTLWSGWAFIGAGRKVIYSGDTADMPTEFQEIHDRFGGFDISIFQVGAYDKLWEDAHILPEQSLKANQTLGVKYMIPVHWGTFDLALHTWDAPIKALFAGIGQYQYQIKVPEVGLQQAFEDLSGNNFWWQEKKVGNVLKKAI, from the coding sequence ATGCCTCAACCACGCTTATTATGGTTTTTACTGCTGTTCATCATGACGGCAGTCGGCTATTCCTTTATTCAATCCTCGATCATGCGACCACAATTTGACTCCCCGAATTTTAATGGGAAGAAGTTTGTTAACCTAACACCTGCCAAGCCTTATTATGAATATGATTTCTGGGCTACGGCCAAGGCTTATTATCATGCCAAAACGGAGGACAGACTTCCAAAAATTGATATTCCAGTACATAAGATCAGTGCCAAAGATTTCAGCCTGAAACCTAAAGATTTTGAATATACCTGGCTTGGTCATTCTTCGTTTATTTTAGATTTTGAAGGGCAGCGCTTTTTGGTAGATCCCGTTTTTAGTGAACGTGCCTCGATGTTCAGCTTTGCTGGTCCAAAACGTTTTCATGAAGTACCGATCACCGTGGCTGAATTACCGAAGCTTGATGCCGTACTGATTTCACATGACCATTACGATCACCTGGATGCGGCCACGATTAAATCTTTGGCAAAAGAGACTTCCGTACACTTTTATGTGCCGCTTGGCATAGGGCATCACCTCAAGGGTTGGGGCGTTTCTGCGGAGCGTATTCACGAATATGACTGGTGGGAGAGTGTGCAACTTGGGACGGTGAAGCTGGTCTGTGTTCCTGCCCGTCATTCTTCTGGGCGCGGGATTTTAGATCAGTCCTCAACGTTGTGGAGTGGTTGGGCATTTATTGGCGCAGGGAGAAAAGTGATATACAGTGGCGATACTGCGGATATGCCCACAGAATTTCAGGAAATCCACGATCGTTTTGGCGGGTTCGATATCAGTATTTTTCAGGTTGGAGCCTATGATAAGTTGTGGGAAGATGCGCACATTTTACCCGAACAGTCATTGAAGGCGAATCAGACGTTGGGGGTCAAGTATATGATTCCAGTGCATTGGGGTACTTTTGATTTGGCGTTGCACACTTGGGATGCTCCCATAAAGGCGCTGTTTGCGGGTATCGGGCAATATCAGTATCAGATTAAAGTTCCAGAAGTGGGTCTTCAGCAGGCCTTCGAAGATTTATCTGGGAATAATTTTTGGTGGCAGGAAAAGAAAGTTGGTAACGTATTGAAAAAAGCGATATAA
- a CDS encoding TetR/AcrR family transcriptional regulator, protein MRIKDEGKIARIYEATIQLVNEIGIVGATIPKIAKAAGMASGTLYIYFENKEALLRALYLDLKTKVMQVTFEEIDPQQPFKLQLFQLWKELIDFSVAHQPQRIFMEQYKQSPYYDSTVRAASGEWLLRADAFLAEGRRQLLIKDAPHDLVFNLMYGYLTALATAQHQKEIVLTSAKIEASFQLLWDAIKA, encoded by the coding sequence ATGCGCATAAAAGATGAAGGAAAAATAGCCCGAATTTACGAAGCGACTATTCAGCTGGTGAATGAGATTGGCATTGTAGGAGCGACCATCCCCAAGATTGCCAAAGCAGCAGGAATGGCTTCTGGTACGCTATATATTTATTTTGAAAATAAAGAAGCGTTATTGCGGGCACTGTACCTGGATTTGAAAACCAAAGTGATGCAGGTGACTTTTGAGGAGATTGACCCTCAGCAACCTTTTAAATTGCAGTTGTTTCAGTTGTGGAAAGAACTGATCGATTTCAGCGTAGCACATCAGCCGCAGCGTATTTTTATGGAGCAATACAAGCAAAGCCCTTATTATGATTCCACCGTTCGGGCAGCTTCGGGGGAATGGCTTTTGCGTGCCGATGCCTTTCTTGCCGAAGGCAGGCGGCAGCTTTTGATTAAGGATGCACCCCATGACCTGGTCTTTAATTTAATGTATGGTTACCTCACGGCCCTTGCAACCGCACAACATCAAAAAGAAATAGTCCTGACTTCCGCCAAGATCGAGGCCTCCTTTCAGTTGCTTTGGGATGCGATAAAAGCATAA